In one window of Pseudopipra pipra isolate bDixPip1 chromosome 27, bDixPip1.hap1, whole genome shotgun sequence DNA:
- the LOC135403228 gene encoding ubiquitin carboxyl-terminal hydrolase 42-like isoform X2, producing the protein MQVRLCREYSNANTLKNSSVTAESWLEQSQLPAEEKLHEANGCLGHSGWLRPTTALAAQGDGISDDLIFLEGGSDILCYPELFHLFVRGATLTTGNKSFIGKGMTPAQRIPFPPEEICMDWQQRQRPGPGLRNLGSTCYINVILQCLTYTPPLANYLLSREHSRLCFQQGFCMMCIMEAHVRKVLRSSASAIWPRAVIKDLKLIGEEFEPDTAGDAFEFLCCALKAMQRACLSGSSNLDVSSQTTTIVHQIFGGLLKSRVTCLRCKAVSDSYKAFLHILLDIKEISSLTAALEDFATPKQLDGGNCFKCSKCEKKEVTISKRVTVHHVPKVFTVCLERAADHTGKKISTFVEYPEYLDLLPYMSDIAGEPLLYSLYAVVVHSGDTCLDGHFFCYTKASNGLWYKMDDESVDNCGIHAVLRQQAYLLFYARCSDLKMREMGASSPTPSHARSLPSECEGSSKQAGPAGPQGLPDRTTRTCCQRKSATEEAQSRSLQWGSWFVNSTDYDNSTGRKRKRTSPPGRDHAPQDGTASEPSKRSCQRAPAPSAAQKQPLQRRREQGRSLRQGYNLRRRFVEITDYHQSAKKRRKHSPGINRQKSQSQD; encoded by the exons ATGCAAGTGAGACTTTGCAGAG AGTACTCCAATGCTAACACCCTGAAGAACTCATCAGTGACAGCAGAGTCCTGGCTGGAGCAGTCACAGCTGCCAGCAGAGGAGAAGCTACATGA agcaaATGGCTGCCTGGGACACAGTGGCTGGCTACGTCCAACAACAGCTCTGGCTGCACAAG GTGATGGAATTAGTGATGATCTGATCTTTCTGGAAGGAGGATCTGACATCCTTTGTTATCCAGAGCTTTTCCATCTGTTTGTGAGAGGAGCAACACTCACAACAGGAAATAAGTCCT TCATTGGCAAGGGAATGACTCCAGCACAAAGGATCCCCTTTCCCCCAGAGGAGATTTGCATGGactggcagcaaagacagagaCCTGGGCCGGGACTCCGCAACCTGGGCAGTACCTGCTACATCAATGTCATCCTGCAGTGCCTGACATACACCCCCCCTCTGGCCAACTACCTGCTCTCTCGTGAGCACAGCAGGTTGT GTTTTcagcaaggcttctgcatgatgtgcatCATGGAAGCACATGTCAGGAAGGTCCTGCGTTCCTCAGCCAGTGCCATCTGGCCCAGGGCTGTCATCAAGGACCTCAAAC TCATAGGAGAAGAATTTGAGCCTGACACGGCCGGAGACGCCTTTGAGTTCTTATGCTGTGCTCTCAAGGCCATGCAGAGAGCCTGTCTGAGTGGAAGCAGCAA CTTGGACGTTTCTTCTCAAACAACTACCATTGTTCATCAAATATTTGGGGGCCTGCTGAAATCCAGAG TCACATGCTTGAGGTGCAAAGCAGTTTCTGATTCCTACAAGGCCTTCCTGCATATCCTTTTGGATATCAAA gaAATCTCATCCCttactgcagctctggaggactttgCCACACCCAAGCAGCTGGATGGAGGAAACTGCTTCAAATGTAGCAA GTGTGAGAAGAAGGAGGTTACCATCTCTAAGAGAGTTACAGTCCATCATGTGCCCAAGGTCTTCACGGTGTGTCTGGAAAGGGCTGCTGATCACACTGGCAAGAAGATCAGCACG TTTGTGGAGTATCCTGAGTACTTGGATCTTCTGCCATACATGTCTGACATAGCTGGAGAACCCCTCCTCTACTCCTTATACGCCGTCGTGGTGCACAGCGGTGACACCTGTCTGGATGGACACTTCTTCTGCTACACAAAG GCCAGCAATGGACTGTGGTACAAGATGGATGATGAGTCTGTGGATAACTGTGGCATCCACGCAGTTCTCAGGCAGCAAGCCTATTTGCTGTTCTATGCCAG atgctctgatttgaaaatgagagaaatggGGGCTTCCTCACCGACCCCCTCCCATGCCCGTTCCCTCCCGAGTGAGTGTGAGGGCAGCAGCAAGCAGGCGGGTCCTGCAGGACCACAGGGGCTGCCCGACAGGACCACACGGACTTGCTGCCAGAGGAAGAGTGCCACGGAGGAGGCCCAGAGCAGATCCCTGCAGTGGGGCAGCTGGTTTGTCAACAGCACCGACTACGACAACTcaacagggaggaaaaggaagaggacCAGTCCTCCAGGACGTGACCACGCTCCCCAGGACGGCACGGCTTCAGAACCCTCCAAAAGAAGCTGCCAGAGAGCTCCTGCACCCAGCGCTGCTCAGAAGCAACCACTGCAAAGGCGGAGAGAACAGGGTAGATCGCTGCGGCAGGGCTACAACCTCCGCAGGCGGTTTGTGGAGATCACGGACTACCACCAGTCAgcaaagaagaggaggaaacaTTCACCCGGAATCAACAGGCAGAAGAGCCAAAGCCAGGATTAA
- the LOC135403228 gene encoding ubiquitin carboxyl-terminal hydrolase 42-like isoform X3 codes for MSMKHWIPSEGCQANGCLGHSGWLRPTTALAAQGDGISDDLIFLEGGSDILCYPELFHLFVRGATLTTGNKSFIGKGMTPAQRIPFPPEEICMDWQQRQRPGPGLRNLGSTCYINVILQCLTYTPPLANYLLSREHSRLCFQQGFCMMCIMEAHVRKVLRSSASAIWPRAVIKDLKLIGEEFEPDTAGDAFEFLCCALKAMQRACLSGSSNLDVSSQTTTIVHQIFGGLLKSRVTCLRCKAVSDSYKAFLHILLDIKEISSLTAALEDFATPKQLDGGNCFKCSKCEKKEVTISKRVTVHHVPKVFTVCLERAADHTGKKISTFVEYPEYLDLLPYMSDIAGEPLLYSLYAVVVHSGDTCLDGHFFCYTKASNGLWYKMDDESVDNCGIHAVLRQQAYLLFYARCSDLKMREMGASSPTPSHARSLPSECEGSSKQAGPAGPQGLPDRTTRTCCQRKSATEEAQSRSLQWGSWFVNSTDYDNSTGRKRKRTSPPGRDHAPQDGTASEPSKRSCQRAPAPSAAQKQPLQRRREQGRSLRQGYNLRRRFVEITDYHQSAKKRRKHSPGINRQKSQSQD; via the exons ATGAGTATGAAGCATTGGATTCCTTCTGAGGGGTGTCA agcaaATGGCTGCCTGGGACACAGTGGCTGGCTACGTCCAACAACAGCTCTGGCTGCACAAG GTGATGGAATTAGTGATGATCTGATCTTTCTGGAAGGAGGATCTGACATCCTTTGTTATCCAGAGCTTTTCCATCTGTTTGTGAGAGGAGCAACACTCACAACAGGAAATAAGTCCT TCATTGGCAAGGGAATGACTCCAGCACAAAGGATCCCCTTTCCCCCAGAGGAGATTTGCATGGactggcagcaaagacagagaCCTGGGCCGGGACTCCGCAACCTGGGCAGTACCTGCTACATCAATGTCATCCTGCAGTGCCTGACATACACCCCCCCTCTGGCCAACTACCTGCTCTCTCGTGAGCACAGCAGGTTGT GTTTTcagcaaggcttctgcatgatgtgcatCATGGAAGCACATGTCAGGAAGGTCCTGCGTTCCTCAGCCAGTGCCATCTGGCCCAGGGCTGTCATCAAGGACCTCAAAC TCATAGGAGAAGAATTTGAGCCTGACACGGCCGGAGACGCCTTTGAGTTCTTATGCTGTGCTCTCAAGGCCATGCAGAGAGCCTGTCTGAGTGGAAGCAGCAA CTTGGACGTTTCTTCTCAAACAACTACCATTGTTCATCAAATATTTGGGGGCCTGCTGAAATCCAGAG TCACATGCTTGAGGTGCAAAGCAGTTTCTGATTCCTACAAGGCCTTCCTGCATATCCTTTTGGATATCAAA gaAATCTCATCCCttactgcagctctggaggactttgCCACACCCAAGCAGCTGGATGGAGGAAACTGCTTCAAATGTAGCAA GTGTGAGAAGAAGGAGGTTACCATCTCTAAGAGAGTTACAGTCCATCATGTGCCCAAGGTCTTCACGGTGTGTCTGGAAAGGGCTGCTGATCACACTGGCAAGAAGATCAGCACG TTTGTGGAGTATCCTGAGTACTTGGATCTTCTGCCATACATGTCTGACATAGCTGGAGAACCCCTCCTCTACTCCTTATACGCCGTCGTGGTGCACAGCGGTGACACCTGTCTGGATGGACACTTCTTCTGCTACACAAAG GCCAGCAATGGACTGTGGTACAAGATGGATGATGAGTCTGTGGATAACTGTGGCATCCACGCAGTTCTCAGGCAGCAAGCCTATTTGCTGTTCTATGCCAG atgctctgatttgaaaatgagagaaatggGGGCTTCCTCACCGACCCCCTCCCATGCCCGTTCCCTCCCGAGTGAGTGTGAGGGCAGCAGCAAGCAGGCGGGTCCTGCAGGACCACAGGGGCTGCCCGACAGGACCACACGGACTTGCTGCCAGAGGAAGAGTGCCACGGAGGAGGCCCAGAGCAGATCCCTGCAGTGGGGCAGCTGGTTTGTCAACAGCACCGACTACGACAACTcaacagggaggaaaaggaagaggacCAGTCCTCCAGGACGTGACCACGCTCCCCAGGACGGCACGGCTTCAGAACCCTCCAAAAGAAGCTGCCAGAGAGCTCCTGCACCCAGCGCTGCTCAGAAGCAACCACTGCAAAGGCGGAGAGAACAGGGTAGATCGCTGCGGCAGGGCTACAACCTCCGCAGGCGGTTTGTGGAGATCACGGACTACCACCAGTCAgcaaagaagaggaggaaacaTTCACCCGGAATCAACAGGCAGAAGAGCCAAAGCCAGGATTAA
- the LOC135403228 gene encoding ubiquitin carboxyl-terminal hydrolase 42-like isoform X4, whose product MSMKHWIPSEGANGCLGHSGWLRPTTALAAQGDGISDDLIFLEGGSDILCYPELFHLFVRGATLTTGNKSFIGKGMTPAQRIPFPPEEICMDWQQRQRPGPGLRNLGSTCYINVILQCLTYTPPLANYLLSREHSRLCFQQGFCMMCIMEAHVRKVLRSSASAIWPRAVIKDLKLIGEEFEPDTAGDAFEFLCCALKAMQRACLSGSSNLDVSSQTTTIVHQIFGGLLKSRVTCLRCKAVSDSYKAFLHILLDIKEISSLTAALEDFATPKQLDGGNCFKCSKCEKKEVTISKRVTVHHVPKVFTVCLERAADHTGKKISTFVEYPEYLDLLPYMSDIAGEPLLYSLYAVVVHSGDTCLDGHFFCYTKASNGLWYKMDDESVDNCGIHAVLRQQAYLLFYARCSDLKMREMGASSPTPSHARSLPSECEGSSKQAGPAGPQGLPDRTTRTCCQRKSATEEAQSRSLQWGSWFVNSTDYDNSTGRKRKRTSPPGRDHAPQDGTASEPSKRSCQRAPAPSAAQKQPLQRRREQGRSLRQGYNLRRRFVEITDYHQSAKKRRKHSPGINRQKSQSQD is encoded by the exons ATGAGTATGAAGCATTGGATTCCTTCTGAGGG agcaaATGGCTGCCTGGGACACAGTGGCTGGCTACGTCCAACAACAGCTCTGGCTGCACAAG GTGATGGAATTAGTGATGATCTGATCTTTCTGGAAGGAGGATCTGACATCCTTTGTTATCCAGAGCTTTTCCATCTGTTTGTGAGAGGAGCAACACTCACAACAGGAAATAAGTCCT TCATTGGCAAGGGAATGACTCCAGCACAAAGGATCCCCTTTCCCCCAGAGGAGATTTGCATGGactggcagcaaagacagagaCCTGGGCCGGGACTCCGCAACCTGGGCAGTACCTGCTACATCAATGTCATCCTGCAGTGCCTGACATACACCCCCCCTCTGGCCAACTACCTGCTCTCTCGTGAGCACAGCAGGTTGT GTTTTcagcaaggcttctgcatgatgtgcatCATGGAAGCACATGTCAGGAAGGTCCTGCGTTCCTCAGCCAGTGCCATCTGGCCCAGGGCTGTCATCAAGGACCTCAAAC TCATAGGAGAAGAATTTGAGCCTGACACGGCCGGAGACGCCTTTGAGTTCTTATGCTGTGCTCTCAAGGCCATGCAGAGAGCCTGTCTGAGTGGAAGCAGCAA CTTGGACGTTTCTTCTCAAACAACTACCATTGTTCATCAAATATTTGGGGGCCTGCTGAAATCCAGAG TCACATGCTTGAGGTGCAAAGCAGTTTCTGATTCCTACAAGGCCTTCCTGCATATCCTTTTGGATATCAAA gaAATCTCATCCCttactgcagctctggaggactttgCCACACCCAAGCAGCTGGATGGAGGAAACTGCTTCAAATGTAGCAA GTGTGAGAAGAAGGAGGTTACCATCTCTAAGAGAGTTACAGTCCATCATGTGCCCAAGGTCTTCACGGTGTGTCTGGAAAGGGCTGCTGATCACACTGGCAAGAAGATCAGCACG TTTGTGGAGTATCCTGAGTACTTGGATCTTCTGCCATACATGTCTGACATAGCTGGAGAACCCCTCCTCTACTCCTTATACGCCGTCGTGGTGCACAGCGGTGACACCTGTCTGGATGGACACTTCTTCTGCTACACAAAG GCCAGCAATGGACTGTGGTACAAGATGGATGATGAGTCTGTGGATAACTGTGGCATCCACGCAGTTCTCAGGCAGCAAGCCTATTTGCTGTTCTATGCCAG atgctctgatttgaaaatgagagaaatggGGGCTTCCTCACCGACCCCCTCCCATGCCCGTTCCCTCCCGAGTGAGTGTGAGGGCAGCAGCAAGCAGGCGGGTCCTGCAGGACCACAGGGGCTGCCCGACAGGACCACACGGACTTGCTGCCAGAGGAAGAGTGCCACGGAGGAGGCCCAGAGCAGATCCCTGCAGTGGGGCAGCTGGTTTGTCAACAGCACCGACTACGACAACTcaacagggaggaaaaggaagaggacCAGTCCTCCAGGACGTGACCACGCTCCCCAGGACGGCACGGCTTCAGAACCCTCCAAAAGAAGCTGCCAGAGAGCTCCTGCACCCAGCGCTGCTCAGAAGCAACCACTGCAAAGGCGGAGAGAACAGGGTAGATCGCTGCGGCAGGGCTACAACCTCCGCAGGCGGTTTGTGGAGATCACGGACTACCACCAGTCAgcaaagaagaggaggaaacaTTCACCCGGAATCAACAGGCAGAAGAGCCAAAGCCAGGATTAA
- the LOC135403228 gene encoding ubiquitin carboxyl-terminal hydrolase 42-like isoform X1, whose protein sequence is MEPTAMASAEGHCPCQFPPIIELSCVCTILLKAILSSVSNGNPLEYSNANTLKNSSVTAESWLEQSQLPAEEKLHEANGCLGHSGWLRPTTALAAQGDGISDDLIFLEGGSDILCYPELFHLFVRGATLTTGNKSFIGKGMTPAQRIPFPPEEICMDWQQRQRPGPGLRNLGSTCYINVILQCLTYTPPLANYLLSREHSRLCFQQGFCMMCIMEAHVRKVLRSSASAIWPRAVIKDLKLIGEEFEPDTAGDAFEFLCCALKAMQRACLSGSSNLDVSSQTTTIVHQIFGGLLKSRVTCLRCKAVSDSYKAFLHILLDIKEISSLTAALEDFATPKQLDGGNCFKCSKCEKKEVTISKRVTVHHVPKVFTVCLERAADHTGKKISTFVEYPEYLDLLPYMSDIAGEPLLYSLYAVVVHSGDTCLDGHFFCYTKASNGLWYKMDDESVDNCGIHAVLRQQAYLLFYARCSDLKMREMGASSPTPSHARSLPSECEGSSKQAGPAGPQGLPDRTTRTCCQRKSATEEAQSRSLQWGSWFVNSTDYDNSTGRKRKRTSPPGRDHAPQDGTASEPSKRSCQRAPAPSAAQKQPLQRRREQGRSLRQGYNLRRRFVEITDYHQSAKKRRKHSPGINRQKSQSQD, encoded by the exons ATGGAGCCCACTGCCATGGCCTCTGCAGAAGGACACTGTCCATGCCAGTTCCCACCCATCATCGAGCTCTCTTGTGTTTGCACTATacttttaaaagctattttaagCTCTGTGTCTAATGGAAATCCCCTGG AGTACTCCAATGCTAACACCCTGAAGAACTCATCAGTGACAGCAGAGTCCTGGCTGGAGCAGTCACAGCTGCCAGCAGAGGAGAAGCTACATGA agcaaATGGCTGCCTGGGACACAGTGGCTGGCTACGTCCAACAACAGCTCTGGCTGCACAAG GTGATGGAATTAGTGATGATCTGATCTTTCTGGAAGGAGGATCTGACATCCTTTGTTATCCAGAGCTTTTCCATCTGTTTGTGAGAGGAGCAACACTCACAACAGGAAATAAGTCCT TCATTGGCAAGGGAATGACTCCAGCACAAAGGATCCCCTTTCCCCCAGAGGAGATTTGCATGGactggcagcaaagacagagaCCTGGGCCGGGACTCCGCAACCTGGGCAGTACCTGCTACATCAATGTCATCCTGCAGTGCCTGACATACACCCCCCCTCTGGCCAACTACCTGCTCTCTCGTGAGCACAGCAGGTTGT GTTTTcagcaaggcttctgcatgatgtgcatCATGGAAGCACATGTCAGGAAGGTCCTGCGTTCCTCAGCCAGTGCCATCTGGCCCAGGGCTGTCATCAAGGACCTCAAAC TCATAGGAGAAGAATTTGAGCCTGACACGGCCGGAGACGCCTTTGAGTTCTTATGCTGTGCTCTCAAGGCCATGCAGAGAGCCTGTCTGAGTGGAAGCAGCAA CTTGGACGTTTCTTCTCAAACAACTACCATTGTTCATCAAATATTTGGGGGCCTGCTGAAATCCAGAG TCACATGCTTGAGGTGCAAAGCAGTTTCTGATTCCTACAAGGCCTTCCTGCATATCCTTTTGGATATCAAA gaAATCTCATCCCttactgcagctctggaggactttgCCACACCCAAGCAGCTGGATGGAGGAAACTGCTTCAAATGTAGCAA GTGTGAGAAGAAGGAGGTTACCATCTCTAAGAGAGTTACAGTCCATCATGTGCCCAAGGTCTTCACGGTGTGTCTGGAAAGGGCTGCTGATCACACTGGCAAGAAGATCAGCACG TTTGTGGAGTATCCTGAGTACTTGGATCTTCTGCCATACATGTCTGACATAGCTGGAGAACCCCTCCTCTACTCCTTATACGCCGTCGTGGTGCACAGCGGTGACACCTGTCTGGATGGACACTTCTTCTGCTACACAAAG GCCAGCAATGGACTGTGGTACAAGATGGATGATGAGTCTGTGGATAACTGTGGCATCCACGCAGTTCTCAGGCAGCAAGCCTATTTGCTGTTCTATGCCAG atgctctgatttgaaaatgagagaaatggGGGCTTCCTCACCGACCCCCTCCCATGCCCGTTCCCTCCCGAGTGAGTGTGAGGGCAGCAGCAAGCAGGCGGGTCCTGCAGGACCACAGGGGCTGCCCGACAGGACCACACGGACTTGCTGCCAGAGGAAGAGTGCCACGGAGGAGGCCCAGAGCAGATCCCTGCAGTGGGGCAGCTGGTTTGTCAACAGCACCGACTACGACAACTcaacagggaggaaaaggaagaggacCAGTCCTCCAGGACGTGACCACGCTCCCCAGGACGGCACGGCTTCAGAACCCTCCAAAAGAAGCTGCCAGAGAGCTCCTGCACCCAGCGCTGCTCAGAAGCAACCACTGCAAAGGCGGAGAGAACAGGGTAGATCGCTGCGGCAGGGCTACAACCTCCGCAGGCGGTTTGTGGAGATCACGGACTACCACCAGTCAgcaaagaagaggaggaaacaTTCACCCGGAATCAACAGGCAGAAGAGCCAAAGCCAGGATTAA
- the LOC135403227 gene encoding platelet glycoprotein Ib alpha chain-like: MQVPALLLLTLVALMPPAQACPSEMNKVKDLLEVNCTGKALSTVPPDLPADTGILLLSDNRLLSLSTAAFLPLTQLQDLDLSFNGLVTLQTEDPLPSLKELILSHNSLGTLPDLQGLPALTRLAVANNSLVTLAPGAFRTVPQLQDLDLRGNRLRTLPQEAFAGLGALKDLDLSDNLLEELPKELLQDLQRLETLWLSGNLLRTLPTNFFPEGHLFMYVFLTKNPWHCDCDLRYLRAWIRQNDGSVYHPERGLQETKVELAPRKVLCHSPAEHQHKPVMDFQPDCGNTGDADEGGEDDYNYGEETAEKNALTSLTPHPPIPEEHTTMPHAVTQPPLPTTRPSLSTPCTSTLAPSALLVVPKSTRAPNTTTPAPSSPTITPTQPPSTAALTAALTSTLHRPTTPVSATSLPTPMGSTPPSNSGLPQTTLTDTLMMSTGTFLTNSTAVPLTATLEASSTVRSSSPPSMSATTMLSTRAPTPPAPLDTTRVTQPARSPPAAPPALCPCSIPGQAAPVLPLQAGGEGPQWGQWLLRHCCLLHWVLYLVSLALLVLTMLALAGWLAWMCLVGQPFWYRSLQTQEVQYPLLGWRESAGSPVMHLSSFKSPLQRPTFCTIKEVELCPEVTYCTIKDLGIQRSPPAGSSFCTTKELWVHHSPPSAKPFSRNLVVRDLSFLRTLSAYSLDRGVSAMGHVRVKYAGNTM; this comes from the coding sequence ATGCaggtccctgccctgctcctgctcaccCTTGTGGCCCTGAtgcccccagcccaggcctGCCCCTCGGAGATGAACAAGGTCAAGGACCTCCTGGAGGTGAACTGCACAGGGAAGGCTCTCAGCACAGTGCCCCCAGACCTGCCTGCAGACACGGGCATCCTGCTGCTCAGTGACAATCGCCTGCTGTCCCTCTCCACCGCCGCCTTCCTGCCCCTCACCCAGCTGCAGGACCTCGACCTGTCCTTCAACGGGCTGGTGACTCTGCAGACCGAGGACCCGCTGCCATCCCTGAAGGAGCTGATCCTCTCCCACAACAGCCTGGGAACCCTGCCCGACCTGCAGGGCCTGCCTGCGCTGACCCGCCTGGCCGTGGCCAACAACAGCCTGGTGACACTGGCCCCAGGGGCTTTCCGCACCGTGCCACAGCTGCAGGACCTGGACCTGAGAGGGAACCGGCTGAGGACACTGCCCCAGGAGGCctttgcagggctgggggcactcAAGGACTTGGACCTCTCAGACAACCTCCTGGAGGAGCTCCccaaggagctgctgcaggatctGCAAAGGCTGGAGACCCTCTGGCTCTCGGGGAACCTCCTGCGCACCCTGCCCACCAACTTCTTCCCTGAGGGGCACCTCTTCATGTACGTGTTCCTCACCAAGAACCCCTGGCACTGCGACTGTGACCTGCGCTACCTGCGGGCCTGGATCCGGCAGAACGACGGCAGCGTTTACCACCCGGAGCGGGGCCTGCAGGAGACCAAGGTGGAGCTGGCCCCCAGGAAggtgctgtgccacagccccgCTGAGCACCAGCATAAACCTGTCATGGACTTCCAGCCCGACTGCGGCAACACGGGGGATGCAGACGAGGGCGGAGAGGATGACTATAATTATGGGgaagaaacagcagagaaaaatgctTTGACCTCTCTAACCCCACATCCACCCATCCCCGAGGAGCACACTACTATGCCCCATGCTGTTACCCAGCCTCCCCTCCCTACCACCAGACCTTCCTTGAGCACCCCTTGTACCTCCACTCTTGCCCCAAGCGCTTTGCTTGTGGTGCCCAAAAGCACCAGAGCTCCCAACACCACCACTCCTGCACCATCCAGTCCTACCATCACACCCACAcagccccccagcactgctgctctcacTGCTGCTCTAACCAGCACCCTGCACAGACCCACCACCCCTGTCTCTGCCACCTCACTGCCTACCCCAATGGGCAGCACCCCTCCCAGCAACAGTGGCCTGCCCCAAACCACCCTCACTGACACTCTCATGATGTCCACTGGCACGTTTCTCACCAACTCCACAGCAGTGCCTTTGACTGCCACGCTAGAGGCCTCTTCCACTGTTAGATCTTCATCTCCCCCTTCCATGTCAGCCACCACCATGCTTTCCACTCGTGCCCCAACACCACCAGCTCCCCTGGACACCACACGTGTCACCCAACCCGCCCGTTCCCCCCCAGCTGCACCTCCTGCCCTCTGCCCGTGCTCCATCCCAGGACAGGCAGCgcctgtgctgcctctgcaggCAGGTGGGGAGGGTCCACAGTGGGGGCAGTGGCTGCTGAggcactgctgcctcctgcacTGGGTGCTCTACCTGGTTTCCTTGGCTCTGCTGGTCCTGACCATGCTGGCTCTAGCAGGCTGGCTGGCTTGGATGTGCCTGGTGGGACAACCCTTCTGGTACCGGTCCCTGCAGACCCAGGAGGTGCAGTATCCCCTGCTGGGGTGGAGGGAGTCAGCAGGAAGCCCCGTGATGCATCTCAGCAGCTTCAAAAGCCCCCTCCAGCGCCCCACGTTCTGCACCATCAAGGAAGTAGAGCTGTGCCCTGAGGTCACCTACTGCACAATTAAAGATCTGGGCATACAGCGCAGTCCTCCTGCAGGTTCCTCCTTCTGCACCACAAAGGAGCTGTGGGTCCACCACAGTCCTCCTTCAGCCAAGCCTTTCTCCAGGAACCTGGTGGTCAGAGACCTCAGCTTCCTGAGGACCCTGTCTGCTTACAGCCTGGACAGGGGTGTCAGTGCCATGGGTCATGTCAGAGTGAAATATGCTGGCAACACCATGTAA